From a region of the Azospirillaceae bacterium genome:
- a CDS encoding histone deacetylase family protein, with amino-acid sequence MNTILFTHPACLEHDTGLGHPECADRLRAVLRMLEGEAFQLLDRREAPQATHEQIARAHPPAHIDRVVAAVPAYGHRPLDGDTVLSPGSYEAALRAAGAVVAAVDAVVAGEARNAFCAVRPPGHHAEPEQAMGFCLFNNIAVGAHHARAAHGLRRVAVVDFDVHHGNGTQAIFESDPDFLYASTHQSPLYPGSGGWDECGRYGNVVNVPLRAGSGGAEFRHGMQTWILPALDAFAPDLVMISAGFDGHRRDPLAALDLTEDDFVWATARLCDVADRHCGGRVVSVLEGGYNLAALASSAAAHVRELMAR; translated from the coding sequence ATGAACACCATCCTTTTCACCCACCCGGCCTGTCTGGAGCACGACACCGGACTTGGGCATCCCGAATGCGCCGACCGGTTGCGGGCGGTTCTTCGGATGTTGGAAGGCGAGGCGTTCCAACTGCTGGACCGACGCGAGGCGCCGCAGGCCACGCACGAACAGATCGCCCGCGCCCATCCCCCCGCCCACATCGACCGCGTGGTCGCGGCGGTACCCGCGTACGGGCATAGGCCCCTGGATGGCGACACGGTGCTCTCGCCGGGCTCGTACGAGGCGGCGCTGCGGGCCGCGGGCGCGGTTGTGGCCGCCGTGGATGCGGTCGTCGCGGGCGAGGCACGCAACGCGTTCTGTGCCGTCCGCCCGCCCGGCCACCATGCCGAACCCGAGCAGGCCATGGGCTTCTGTCTGTTCAACAACATCGCCGTCGGCGCCCACCACGCCCGTGCGGCACACGGGCTCCGGCGCGTCGCGGTGGTGGATTTCGACGTGCACCACGGCAACGGCACCCAGGCGATATTCGAGTCCGACCCGGATTTCCTCTACGCCTCGACCCACCAGTCGCCGCTCTATCCCGGCTCCGGCGGGTGGGACGAGTGCGGCCGTTACGGCAACGTGGTCAATGTGCCGCTGCGGGCAGGCAGCGGCGGGGCCGAGTTCCGCCATGGGATGCAGACATGGATCCTGCCGGCGCTGGACGCCTTCGCGCCGGACCTTGTGATGATCTCGGCCGGGTTCGACGGCCACCGGCGCGATCCGCTGGCCGCCCTCGATCTGACCGAGGACGATTTCGTCTGGGCGACGGCGCGGCTGTGCGACGTGGCCGACAGGCACTGTGGCGGCCGGGTCGTCTCGGTGCTGGAAGGGGGATACAACCTTGCGGCATTGGCATCTTCGGCCGCCGCACATGTGCGGGAACTGATGGCACGGTGA
- a CDS encoding metalloregulator ArsR/SmtB family transcription factor: MRLDTILANAYQASTLLKAMSNQRRLLILCHLTAGEKSVGELERLVGLSQSALSQHLARLRRQKVVRTRRQAQTIFYSIADTDTVVILDALGGLFALSGDGLDRTNGADGRGRDGSGNGTHGTTAEPLRE, from the coding sequence ATGAGGCTCGACACCATCCTGGCAAACGCCTATCAGGCAAGCACGCTGCTGAAGGCCATGTCCAACCAGCGGCGACTTCTGATCCTCTGTCATCTAACGGCCGGCGAAAAGTCGGTGGGCGAACTCGAACGCCTCGTTGGGCTGAGCCAGTCGGCCCTGTCCCAGCACCTGGCGCGGCTGCGCCGGCAGAAGGTGGTCCGGACCCGCAGACAGGCGCAGACGATCTTCTACTCCATCGCCGATACGGACACCGTGGTCATTCTGGACGCGCTGGGCGGCCTGTTCGCCCTGTCCGGCGACGGCCTCGACCGGACGAACGGCGCCGACGGGCGCGGCCGGGACGGGAGCGGGAATGGAACGCACGGGACCACGGCCGAGCCCTTGCGGGAATAG
- a CDS encoding sulfurtransferase TusA family protein: MSRHLDAKGLVCPLPVLRAARLLRAMAAGELLEVEATDPASARDFPAFCAQVGHRLLAAEVHGGVYRFRIEKTG; this comes from the coding sequence ATGAGCCGGCACCTCGATGCCAAGGGCCTTGTCTGCCCCTTGCCTGTGCTGCGCGCCGCACGCCTCCTGCGCGCGATGGCGGCGGGCGAGTTGCTGGAGGTGGAGGCGACCGATCCTGCCTCGGCCCGCGATTTCCCTGCGTTCTGTGCGCAGGTGGGCCATCGCCTGCTGGCGGCGGAGGTCCACGGCGGGGTGTATCGGTTCCGCATCGAGAAGACCGGCTGA
- a CDS encoding DUF423 domain-containing protein translates to MRTPAVWLALAGLMGAWGVGAAAWASHGIADPHVRGLIETASRILLAHAAALPGLCALLSAPSARLPRVPLLLAGWMVALGALLFAAGVHGSALGGPRTLSAAAPWGGSAMIAGWLVAVAAGVAGAVRRN, encoded by the coding sequence CTGGCTGGCGCTCGCCGGCCTGATGGGCGCCTGGGGTGTCGGCGCCGCCGCATGGGCGTCCCATGGCATCGCCGACCCCCACGTCCGGGGGTTGATTGAAACCGCGAGCCGCATTCTGCTGGCCCATGCGGCCGCCCTTCCGGGGCTGTGCGCCCTGCTGTCGGCCCCGTCCGCCCGGTTGCCCCGGGTGCCCCTGCTGCTTGCCGGGTGGATGGTCGCGCTGGGCGCCCTCCTGTTCGCCGCAGGCGTCCACGGCAGTGCGCTGGGCGGGCCGCGGACCCTGTCCGCGGCGGCACCCTGGGGCGGCAGCGCCATGATCGCGGGTTGGTTGGTCGCGGTGGCGGCAGGGGTTGCCGGGGCTGTCCGGCGAAACTAG